Proteins encoded within one genomic window of Lactococcus garvieae:
- a CDS encoding Sapep family Mn(2+)-dependent dipeptidase translates to MYRTEIEQEWEEYVSLLRGAIAIPSVRGIPEAEAPFGCEPRRALDYVLNEAAKYGLKTKKVKNAMGYAQLGEGEDYIGIVGHLDVVAADGPGWLSPAFKLEERNGFFYGRGVLDNKGPILSCLFALKLLKERNFKPRKPIRIIFGTDEKSGSADIPLYLSEERPPVFGFTPDCKFPVVYGERGVVAVELMTSFSPKEIASIDVFQGDMAKEFVPDEVSISIEGEKYIGYGQRTPSNAPELGKNAITALADCLQKKLPESDLHSYFSWLTESFHEKHFGQGLDIDFSDQESGRLILTPYAIQKIGDSICLSVSIRYPVTIKEDQVIESLIKHLYKDTELKIVRSMPGTYFDKTMPEIKVLSDIYETVTGLDGSPVTTTGATYARSMPNIVAFGPSFPGEKGIAHKENEYMNIEHLKQMIEIYMKSIEELCQ, encoded by the coding sequence ATGTATAGGACAGAAATTGAGCAAGAATGGGAGGAATACGTTTCCCTGTTAAGAGGGGCCATTGCTATTCCAAGTGTTAGAGGGATTCCGGAAGCTGAGGCACCTTTCGGTTGTGAACCACGTCGTGCTTTGGATTATGTTCTAAATGAAGCAGCAAAATATGGGTTAAAAACAAAAAAAGTAAAAAATGCCATGGGTTACGCTCAGCTCGGAGAGGGAGAAGATTACATAGGTATTGTAGGGCATCTAGATGTGGTCGCTGCAGATGGCCCAGGCTGGCTCTCTCCAGCTTTTAAACTCGAAGAACGCAACGGCTTTTTCTATGGTAGAGGGGTTTTAGATAATAAAGGGCCTATCTTATCTTGCTTATTTGCTTTGAAACTTTTAAAAGAAAGAAATTTTAAACCTAGAAAACCAATTCGTATTATTTTCGGAACAGATGAAAAAAGTGGCTCAGCTGACATTCCTCTTTATCTATCGGAAGAACGGCCACCTGTTTTTGGTTTTACACCTGATTGCAAGTTTCCAGTGGTCTATGGAGAACGTGGTGTTGTCGCTGTGGAATTGATGACTAGCTTTTCGCCAAAAGAAATAGCGTCCATAGATGTTTTTCAGGGAGACATGGCTAAGGAGTTTGTTCCAGATGAGGTTAGTATTTCTATCGAAGGTGAAAAGTACATAGGCTACGGGCAACGCACCCCCAGTAATGCGCCAGAGTTAGGAAAAAATGCTATCACTGCTCTGGCCGATTGTCTTCAAAAAAAACTGCCAGAAAGTGACTTACATTCTTATTTTTCTTGGCTGACAGAAAGTTTTCATGAAAAACATTTTGGTCAAGGATTAGATATTGACTTTTCAGACCAAGAAAGTGGACGTTTGATATTAACACCTTATGCAATTCAAAAGATTGGAGATTCTATTTGTTTATCTGTCAGTATCCGTTATCCAGTGACGATAAAGGAAGACCAGGTTATAGAGAGTCTAATCAAACATCTTTATAAAGATACGGAACTGAAAATTGTTCGAAGCATGCCTGGTACGTACTTTGATAAAACAATGCCCGAAATTAAAGTGTTATCTGATATTTATGAGACTGTCACAGGGTTAGATGGCAGCCCTGTAACCACAACGGGGGCAACTTATGCGCGATCTATGCCTAATATTGTTGCTTTTGGCCCTTCATTTCCTGGCGAGAAGGGGATTGCGCATAAAGAAAATGAATATATGAATATTGAACACCTTAAACAAATGATCGAAATATATATGAAAAGTATTGAAGAGCTCTGTCAATAA
- a CDS encoding GrdB-related putative oxidoreductase, which produces MRLVMILNQIQAGVGTKDDVKFPLTATKEVIGPGVTLKPLLTDSEQNLLVTIYMGEQTYTDSPDIIRRKIKGMLERLNIEGVICGPSFNYPEFSKMSLELAQYIQEEMKLKVICAMSEENESLISAYKEEIDIVKMPKKGGVGLNESYKTICKVLKAKENNKGRETYKQLIY; this is translated from the coding sequence ATGAGACTAGTAATGATATTGAATCAAATTCAAGCAGGAGTGGGTACTAAGGACGATGTGAAGTTTCCTTTAACTGCAACAAAAGAAGTTATTGGCCCCGGAGTAACACTCAAACCTCTGCTTACCGATAGCGAGCAGAATTTATTAGTTACTATCTATATGGGAGAGCAGACCTACACCGACTCTCCAGACATTATTCGAAGAAAGATCAAGGGGATGTTGGAGCGCCTGAATATCGAAGGTGTAATATGTGGGCCCTCTTTCAACTACCCAGAGTTTTCTAAAATGTCTTTAGAGTTAGCTCAATATATTCAAGAGGAGATGAAGTTGAAAGTCATCTGCGCCATGTCTGAAGAAAATGAAAGTTTAATATCTGCTTATAAGGAAGAGATTGATATTGTAAAAATGCCTAAAAAAGGTGGCGTAGGATTAAATGAGTCTTACAAAACAATCTGCAAAGTGTTGAAAGCCAAAGAGAATAATAAAGGACGAGAAACATATAAACAGCTGATATATTAA
- a CDS encoding PTS sugar transporter subunit IIC, whose protein sequence is MMFSKLEKIMLPLAEKIGRNKYLIAIRNGFLVSTPLLIAGSFFLLLANFPIPQWINFLETTVINSKTGTTLAEMITKPADATFTIMAVFAVVGIGYSFAKEIKANPIFGAAVTLMSWFLLMPYSVTGEVTVEGVANPVSATLTALPLSWVGAKGIFIGIICAFVSVNLYQFAVNKKWVIKMPEGVPPMVEDSFAALIPGAFVMVIFFALNLVLNILGTNAFDLVFNFLQIPLLHLGDTVWAMIIAYIFLHVFWFFGVNGSSVVGAVFNPILLTLSLENVDYFKNGTGAPHIINAQFQDLFATFGGAGSTLSLLIAMLIVCRSKRIKELGKLALVPGIFGINEPIIFGLPIVLNPLIFIPFVLVPTFNIIVSYIMMNLHLVPITNGVLIPWTTPIIISGFLATNWAGALLQFVLLIIGVFIYIPFIKIMDVQYMNEERQAADAELDAITDEMLSFDNL, encoded by the coding sequence ATGATGTTTTCAAAACTTGAAAAAATTATGTTGCCCTTAGCAGAAAAAATTGGGCGGAATAAGTATCTTATCGCTATAAGAAATGGTTTCTTGGTATCTACACCACTCTTGATTGCTGGTTCTTTCTTCCTTCTCTTAGCGAATTTCCCAATTCCTCAGTGGATTAACTTTTTAGAAACAACAGTGATTAATAGCAAAACAGGAACGACTTTGGCTGAGATGATTACGAAACCTGCGGATGCGACATTTACTATTATGGCTGTTTTTGCGGTTGTAGGTATCGGTTATTCATTTGCCAAAGAAATTAAGGCTAATCCAATATTTGGTGCAGCAGTTACTCTAATGTCTTGGTTTCTACTTATGCCCTATTCTGTCACAGGCGAGGTAACCGTTGAGGGGGTTGCAAATCCCGTGTCAGCGACATTAACAGCTCTACCCCTTTCGTGGGTAGGAGCGAAAGGAATCTTTATTGGTATAATTTGTGCTTTTGTTTCAGTTAATCTTTATCAATTTGCTGTTAACAAAAAATGGGTGATTAAAATGCCAGAGGGAGTGCCACCGATGGTTGAAGATTCTTTTGCTGCTTTGATTCCTGGCGCCTTTGTTATGGTTATCTTTTTTGCACTTAATTTGGTTCTGAATATTTTGGGAACGAATGCTTTCGACTTGGTCTTTAATTTCCTGCAAATCCCTCTTTTGCATCTGGGCGATACAGTTTGGGCGATGATTATTGCTTATATCTTCCTCCATGTTTTTTGGTTCTTTGGAGTTAACGGAAGCTCAGTTGTTGGAGCTGTCTTTAATCCAATTCTTTTGACCCTTTCTCTGGAAAATGTAGATTATTTTAAAAATGGTACAGGTGCACCACACATTATCAATGCGCAGTTTCAAGATTTGTTTGCCACATTTGGTGGCGCGGGATCAACGCTTTCACTTTTAATTGCTATGCTGATTGTCTGTCGGTCAAAACGGATTAAGGAATTGGGAAAATTAGCCTTAGTACCCGGTATTTTTGGCATTAATGAGCCGATTATCTTTGGGTTGCCAATTGTATTGAATCCACTTATCTTTATTCCCTTTGTCTTAGTTCCAACCTTTAACATTATTGTTTCATATATTATGATGAATCTTCATCTCGTTCCAATCACTAACGGTGTATTAATTCCTTGGACAACGCCGATTATTATTTCTGGTTTCTTAGCAACCAACTGGGCGGGAGCACTTTTACAGTTCGTCTTGCTCATTATTGGGGTCTTTATCTATATTCCATTTATTAAGATTATGGATGTACAATATATGAATGAAGAACGTCAAGCAGCAGATGCAGAGCTTGATGCAATCACAGACGAAATGCTCAGTTTTGATAATTTATAG
- a CDS encoding N(4)-(beta-N-acetylglucosaminyl)-L-asparaginase, with protein sequence MWGIIATWRMAHDGVCEAEKLLDKGGKASQALEMAIKKVEDYPFYKSVGYGGLPNEAGILEMDAAYMDGDSFKIGAVAGITDIANPISVAKSLSEEKFNSMRVGSGARQYAIEAGFEQKKMLTERARKIWERRLEEMQRTGLSAYDGHDTVGMVALDSHQTMVAGTSSSGLFMKKKGRVGDSPLSGSGFYVDSKIGGATATGLGEDLMKGVLSYEIVRLMGEGLSPQEACDQAVYSFEDKLKERYGKAGAFSLVALDKTGNWGVATNVEFTFSVATNKQKPAIFIAHPADNHKTQIEAISQEWLDAYEKRIKAPIE encoded by the coding sequence ATGTGGGGAATTATTGCAACATGGCGGATGGCACATGATGGAGTCTGCGAAGCAGAGAAGCTACTGGATAAAGGAGGGAAGGCCAGTCAAGCCTTGGAAATGGCTATAAAAAAGGTTGAAGATTATCCCTTTTATAAATCTGTAGGTTACGGAGGTCTACCAAATGAAGCTGGCATATTAGAAATGGATGCAGCCTATATGGATGGAGACTCTTTCAAAATCGGAGCAGTAGCCGGTATTACAGACATCGCCAATCCAATATCTGTGGCCAAGTCCTTATCTGAAGAGAAGTTCAACAGTATGCGTGTGGGAAGTGGTGCCAGACAATATGCGATTGAAGCAGGCTTTGAGCAGAAAAAAATGCTGACAGAGCGTGCACGTAAGATTTGGGAAAGACGTTTAGAAGAAATGCAACGCACAGGTCTTTCCGCTTATGATGGACATGATACAGTGGGCATGGTTGCACTTGATTCCCATCAAACAATGGTGGCCGGGACTTCCAGCTCAGGACTTTTTATGAAAAAAAAAGGGCGAGTTGGTGATTCTCCATTGTCTGGATCGGGCTTTTATGTAGACAGTAAAATTGGAGGAGCAACAGCAACGGGGCTTGGAGAAGATCTCATGAAAGGCGTACTTTCTTACGAAATAGTCCGTTTAATGGGTGAGGGATTGAGTCCCCAAGAAGCTTGTGATCAAGCCGTATATTCCTTTGAAGACAAACTGAAAGAAAGATACGGAAAAGCAGGAGCTTTCTCTTTGGTTGCCTTGGATAAAACAGGAAATTGGGGTGTCGCAACCAATGTAGAATTTACATTTAGCGTAGCCACAAATAAGCAAAAACCGGCCATTTTTATTGCACATCCGGCCGATAATCATAAAACCCAGATAGAAGCGATTAGCCAAGAATGGCTAGATGCTTATGAAAAACGAATCAAAGCACCTATTGAATAG
- the recQ gene encoding DNA helicase RecQ: MNLEEKLKEIFGYENFRQGQKQIIEQVLKGTDTLGILPTGAGKSICYQLPALLQEGVTLVVSPLISLMKDQVDQLNIANIPATFINSTVDDQETRFRMAQVESGEVKILFVAPERFELESFNYFLQHLPIDLVAIDEAHCISQWGHDFRPSYVTFAERLADLPTAPTILALTATATPRVAKDIQDLLRISPENTVKTGFLRENLRFEVVKGKDKRDFLKSYLKKHPDESGIIYANTRKEVEEVTEWLNRNHFPAKRYHAGLSERERQNNQEDFLYDDVQIMVATNAFGMGINKSNVRFVIHYGMPATIEAYYQEAGRAGRDGLDSDAILLFSPNDVRLRNFLIEQGEGSDSHKEQEYEKLRQMQAYTSSETCLQGYILQYFGDQGEDCHKCSNCLDDRERTEVTLEAQKVMSCIIRMEQRFGKTAVAQVLVGSKNKNLARWNFEKLSTFGIMKGYSQKAVGELIDFLVGEGYLVVSAGKYPLLGVSQRGIKVLQGSEKVWRRAVLNLDKQASVSDEIFNTDLFEDLRTLRLEIAKEEGVPPFMIFSDASLKDMTRIMPQEEESFLEVSGVGQVKLKKYGAAFLEAIKEYNTQES; this comes from the coding sequence AAGTCGATTTGCTATCAGCTTCCTGCTCTTTTACAAGAAGGGGTAACTTTGGTTGTTTCGCCGTTGATTTCTCTCATGAAGGATCAGGTGGACCAGCTGAATATTGCGAATATCCCAGCCACCTTTATTAATTCAACCGTAGATGACCAAGAAACACGTTTTCGTATGGCTCAAGTTGAAAGTGGTGAGGTTAAAATTTTATTTGTTGCACCTGAACGCTTTGAACTTGAATCATTTAATTACTTTCTACAACATTTGCCTATTGACCTTGTAGCTATTGATGAAGCTCACTGTATTTCGCAGTGGGGGCATGACTTTAGGCCCTCATATGTTACTTTTGCGGAACGCTTAGCTGACTTACCAACAGCACCTACCATACTCGCATTGACAGCTACAGCAACTCCTCGTGTAGCAAAGGATATTCAAGATTTACTCAGGATTTCACCAGAAAATACAGTAAAAACGGGATTTTTACGTGAAAATTTGCGATTTGAAGTTGTTAAAGGGAAAGATAAGCGGGATTTTCTGAAGTCCTATTTAAAAAAACATCCAGACGAATCAGGAATTATTTACGCCAATACCCGCAAGGAAGTGGAAGAAGTAACAGAATGGCTCAATCGTAACCATTTTCCAGCCAAGCGTTACCATGCAGGTTTATCAGAAAGAGAACGGCAGAATAATCAAGAAGATTTTCTTTATGATGATGTTCAGATTATGGTTGCTACAAATGCCTTTGGTATGGGAATTAATAAAAGCAATGTTCGCTTTGTTATTCATTATGGTATGCCTGCAACGATTGAGGCCTACTATCAGGAAGCGGGTCGAGCGGGACGTGATGGTTTAGATTCGGACGCAATTTTGTTGTTCTCACCTAACGATGTACGTTTGCGCAATTTTTTGATCGAGCAAGGTGAGGGAAGTGATTCACATAAAGAGCAGGAATACGAAAAATTAAGGCAGATGCAAGCCTATACCAGTTCTGAAACCTGTTTGCAAGGCTATATCTTACAATATTTTGGTGATCAGGGTGAAGACTGCCATAAGTGTTCTAATTGTTTGGATGATCGAGAACGTACTGAAGTAACTCTAGAAGCACAGAAAGTTATGTCCTGTATTATCCGGATGGAACAACGCTTCGGAAAAACAGCTGTAGCCCAAGTCTTGGTGGGCTCAAAGAATAAGAATTTAGCACGTTGGAATTTTGAAAAGTTGTCTACTTTTGGCATTATGAAAGGTTATTCTCAAAAAGCAGTTGGAGAATTGATTGACTTTTTGGTGGGAGAAGGGTACTTGGTAGTATCTGCAGGAAAATATCCTTTACTTGGTGTCTCCCAACGGGGTATAAAAGTTTTACAAGGTAGTGAGAAAGTTTGGCGACGAGCAGTATTAAATCTAGATAAGCAGGCTTCAGTATCAGATGAGATATTTAATACAGACTTATTTGAAGACTTACGCACTCTTCGACTTGAGATTGCCAAAGAAGAAGGTGTTCCACCTTTTATGATTTTTTCAGATGCCTCATTGAAAGATATGACTCGTATCATGCCCCAAGAAGAAGAAAGTTTCTTAGAGGTGTCTGGGGTGGGTCAAGTAAAATTAAAAAAATATGGTGCAGCTTTTTTAGAAGCTATAAAAGAGTATAATACACAAGAATCATAA